In the genome of Limanda limanda chromosome 15, fLimLim1.1, whole genome shotgun sequence, one region contains:
- the LOC133021029 gene encoding uncharacterized protein LOC133021029, protein MKNYYILYVDKSGLPGKFKAWVYQHGILPRILWPLLVYAVPISTVETLERKVSKHLRRWLGLPRSLSSIALYGNTNKLPLPFKSLEEEFKVTRAREVVQYRDSSDPKVAKAGIQVRTGRKWRAVDAVQEADARLRHRSLVGVVTRSRAGLGSFPTPQMNTRGKERRRLVQEEVRAAVEETRTCKAVGMKQQGAWTRWENAVERKVTWAELWKAEPHRIKFLIQAVYDVLPSPSNLHIWGIADTPACPLCSKRGTLEHILSCCTRALGDGRYS, encoded by the coding sequence atgaagaattatTACATATTATATGTGGACAAGTCAGGCCTACCTGGGAAGTTTAAAGCCTGGGTCTACCAACATGGCATTCTTCCCAGGATCCTGTGGCCCCTCCTTGTCTATGCGGTTCCTATCTCAACAGTTGAGACCTTGGAGAGGAAAGTCAGCAAACACCTCCGGAGATGGCTTGGATTACCAAGGAGCCTGAGCAGCATTGCACTCTACGGGAACACCAACAAACTGCCACTGCCTTTCAAATCCTTGGAGGAGGAATTCAAGGTAACTAGAGCCAGAGAAGTGGTTCAGTACAGGGATTCAAGTGATCCGAAGGTGGCTAAAGCAGGGATCCAAGTGAGGACTGGCAGGAAATGGAGGGCAGTGGATGCGGTTCAAGAGGCAGATGCAAGGCTGCGTCACAGGAGCCTGGTGGGAGTGGTCACACGAAGTCGAGCAGGGCTAGGATCCTTTCCAACTCCCCAAATGAACACCAGGGGGAAGGAAAGGCGACGACTtgttcaggaggaggtgagagcagcagtggaggagacGAGAACCTGCAAGGCAGTGGGAATGAAGCAACAGGGAGCTTGGACGAGGTGGGAGAATGCGGTTGAAAGGAAAGTGACCTGGGCTGAGCTTTGGAAAGCCGAGCCTCACCGCATCAAATTCCTCATCCAGGCAGTGTATGACGTGCTTCCAAGCCCGTCAAATCTGCACATATGGGGCATAGCAGATACACCAGCATGCCCACTGTGTTCCAAGCGAGGAACCCTGGAACACATCCTCAGTTGCTGTACAAGGGCACTTGGAGATGGTCGGTACAGCTGA